From Kineosporia succinea, the proteins below share one genomic window:
- a CDS encoding SDR family NAD(P)-dependent oxidoreductase — translation MTGHRLLVTGAANGIGAATVRAARAQGWDVAGLDRSFPGETPHLTAALTADLGTDASTVAAFTELDQVWPEGPTAVVHCAGVYRVEPTSDLTAEAWDQVFGINARGSFLVARESARRMRAGGSLVLMSSLGAERGDAHEPSAAYSASKGAIVSLTRQLSAEWGPLGIRVNAVSPGVIDTAMTSLTDDPDAAAEFFAARVPLRRIGTADEVAQVCLFLASAAAGYVSGAIVPVDGGAAIS, via the coding sequence GTGACCGGGCACCGGCTCCTGGTCACCGGCGCGGCCAACGGCATCGGCGCCGCCACCGTCCGCGCGGCCCGGGCCCAGGGCTGGGACGTGGCCGGCCTCGACCGCTCGTTCCCCGGCGAAACCCCGCACCTCACCGCAGCACTGACCGCCGACCTGGGGACCGACGCGTCCACCGTCGCCGCCTTCACCGAACTGGACCAGGTGTGGCCCGAGGGCCCGACCGCGGTGGTGCACTGCGCCGGTGTCTACCGCGTGGAACCGACCTCGGACCTGACGGCCGAGGCGTGGGACCAGGTGTTCGGGATCAACGCGCGCGGCTCGTTCCTGGTGGCACGCGAGAGCGCCCGGCGGATGCGCGCCGGGGGTTCGCTGGTGCTGATGTCGAGCCTGGGCGCCGAGCGCGGCGACGCCCACGAGCCCAGCGCCGCCTACTCGGCCTCGAAGGGCGCGATCGTCTCACTGACGCGCCAGCTCTCGGCCGAGTGGGGGCCGCTCGGGATCCGCGTGAACGCGGTCTCGCCGGGGGTGATCGACACGGCCATGACCAGTCTCACCGACGATCCGGACGCGGCGGCGGAGTTCTTCGCGGCCCGGGTTCCGTTGCGGCGCATCGGGACGGCGGACGAGGTGGCGCAGGTGTGTCTCTTCCTCGCCTCCGCCGCGGCGGGTTACGTCAGTGGGGCGATCGTGCCGGTGGACGGCGGGGCGGCGATCTCCTAG
- a CDS encoding helix-turn-helix transcriptional regulator: MTGNDLGEFLRAHRSRLRPGDVGLTSYGPRRVAGLRREEVAVLAGMNSDYYARLEQGRERSPSPQVVEAISGALRMSDQAREHLYRLAGVSPSTRRTPRETVSRPLRNLLDAHAHAPAFVLNPAKDFLAGNALAQALFSPFAVVDNLARMTFLDPAAGAFFANGDTFARSVVAGLRQAAGLDPEYARLREVVHELEGESDAFATLWTSHVVHGKTEDPIGIEHPDVGPLALVSQSFDVRGAAGQILVVLGPEPESPSAQALVLLGTLHATRAAPWSTKRDS, from the coding sequence ATGACCGGTAACGACCTCGGGGAGTTCCTGCGTGCGCACCGATCCCGCCTGCGCCCGGGCGACGTGGGTCTGACCTCGTACGGTCCCCGGCGTGTGGCCGGACTGCGGCGCGAGGAGGTCGCCGTCCTGGCCGGGATGAACAGCGACTACTACGCCCGCCTGGAGCAGGGCCGCGAGCGGAGCCCGTCACCGCAGGTCGTGGAGGCGATCAGCGGCGCCCTGCGGATGAGTGACCAGGCCCGGGAGCACCTCTACCGGCTGGCGGGGGTGAGCCCGTCGACCCGGCGCACGCCCCGCGAGACGGTGAGCCGGCCGTTGCGCAACCTGCTCGACGCGCACGCGCACGCCCCGGCCTTCGTGCTGAACCCGGCCAAGGACTTCCTGGCGGGCAATGCCCTGGCGCAGGCGCTGTTCTCACCGTTCGCGGTCGTGGACAACCTGGCCCGCATGACTTTTCTCGACCCGGCGGCCGGGGCGTTCTTCGCGAACGGGGACACCTTCGCCCGGTCGGTCGTCGCGGGACTGCGCCAGGCGGCCGGGCTCGACCCGGAGTACGCCCGCCTGCGGGAGGTGGTGCACGAACTCGAGGGTGAGAGCGACGCGTTCGCCACGCTCTGGACGTCGCACGTCGTGCACGGCAAGACCGAAGACCCCATCGGGATCGAGCATCCCGACGTCGGGCCCCTCGCCCTGGTCTCCCAGTCCTTCGACGTGCGGGGCGCGGCCGGGCAGATCCTCGTGGTCCTCGGGCCCGAGCCGGAAAGCCCGAGCGCCCAGGCCCTGGTGCTGCTCGGCACCCTGCACGCCACCCGCGCCGCGCCGTGGTCGACGAAACGCGACTCGTAG
- a CDS encoding oxidoreductase: MTNKTMLITGVSSGLGRALAVAALEAGHTVVGTVRRDPAAFTRLHPHRAHARVLDVTDEDAVLALAAEVEENVGPVDVLLANAGYGVEGPFEETPLSVLRAQFATNVFGAAATIQAVLPFMRQRRRGHVLGVTSMGGLAGFPGVSAYCGSKFALEGILESLGQEVAGFGIHVTAVAPGSFRTDWAGRSMTRAPRTVSDYDDLFTPIRQARSAASGRQPGDPARAAAAVLHVLDVPRPPRHLVLGPDALRVVRAGRAAVDEDLAAWEHLSLSTDHVTGA, from the coding sequence ATGACGAACAAGACCATGCTCATCACCGGCGTCAGCTCCGGACTCGGCCGGGCCCTGGCCGTCGCGGCGCTGGAGGCCGGGCACACCGTGGTGGGAACGGTGCGCCGGGACCCCGCGGCGTTCACCCGGCTGCACCCGCACCGCGCCCACGCCCGCGTGCTCGACGTCACCGACGAGGACGCCGTGCTCGCGCTGGCCGCCGAAGTGGAGGAGAACGTCGGGCCGGTGGACGTTCTCCTCGCCAACGCGGGCTACGGCGTGGAGGGCCCTTTCGAGGAGACCCCCCTCTCGGTGCTGCGCGCCCAGTTCGCCACGAACGTCTTCGGCGCCGCCGCCACGATCCAGGCCGTGCTGCCGTTCATGCGGCAGCGGCGCCGCGGGCACGTCCTGGGCGTCACCTCGATGGGAGGGCTGGCCGGCTTCCCGGGTGTCTCGGCCTACTGCGGCAGCAAGTTCGCGCTCGAGGGCATCCTGGAGTCGCTGGGCCAGGAGGTCGCCGGCTTCGGCATCCACGTCACGGCCGTGGCCCCCGGCTCGTTCCGCACCGACTGGGCCGGGCGCTCGATGACCCGGGCCCCGCGCACCGTCAGCGACTACGACGACCTGTTCACGCCCATCCGCCAGGCCCGCTCCGCGGCCAGCGGACGTCAGCCCGGCGACCCCGCCCGCGCCGCCGCCGCGGTGCTGCACGTCCTGGACGTGCCCCGGCCGCCCCGTCACCTCGTTCTCGGCCCGGACGCCCTGCGCGTGGTGCGGGCCGGGCGTGCGGCCGTCGACGAGGACCTGGCCGCCTGGGAGCACCTGTCGCTGTCCACCGACCACGTCACGGGCGCCTGA
- a CDS encoding ABC transporter substrate-binding protein: MSRKPLEFTLDAHPGASSPHRDLPTELARYVQAFPRVSRDSLRFLWRDGSVWLAVQLVRRAADGGERVIVRAAEVDLPRGVTVREVDVLTLLALGLTNQGIAERLGTSSRTVSTQIERLLDKLDQETRGGLAALAVDTGLLCLPVPGGAGPIPTIGIVELEMAASGRRPAPAEPLFPRYPGKMPLKVGVLLPVAAAAADGEEVLQGATLAVEELNSSGGISGRRLELVTAEVDVFSRDSVQRGLVRLFGEEVDAITTSYGNGQDAEDIDLVAEYGRPFLHTATFDEQVRLAEADPRRYGAVLQTCASETSYGLGLIRLLGDLQTRSLFVPRNRRLVSVEADTMSTRVTNDVFVAAAERAGWSLHEVIRVPVGSTDWPAVVRRLLAADPEVVMLTHFLAPEVTAFQREFLASGLESLVYGVYGPSIPDFQDSIGPGADGVIWSTTTGTYDDVLGRRFRGQFAARFGRPAGWSQAGAAYDQVRLLASAWAATGVRDARDVVGYLRRWPHRGVNGVYYFGEASQSTLSYPDATPDASMGQAHMIYQIQAGQHRPIAPEPFGSAATFRLPPWRTR; the protein is encoded by the coding sequence ATGTCCCGCAAACCACTCGAATTCACCCTCGACGCCCATCCTGGCGCCTCGTCCCCGCACAGGGATCTGCCCACCGAACTGGCCCGGTACGTCCAGGCCTTTCCCCGCGTCAGCCGCGACTCCCTGCGCTTCCTGTGGCGCGACGGCAGCGTCTGGCTGGCCGTGCAGCTCGTGCGCCGGGCCGCCGACGGGGGCGAGCGCGTCATCGTGCGGGCCGCCGAGGTCGACCTGCCGCGCGGGGTCACGGTGCGCGAGGTCGACGTGCTGACCCTGCTGGCCCTGGGCCTGACCAACCAGGGCATCGCCGAGCGACTGGGCACCAGCTCCCGCACCGTCTCGACCCAGATCGAGCGCCTGCTCGACAAACTCGACCAGGAGACGCGCGGCGGCCTGGCCGCGCTGGCCGTCGACACCGGTCTGCTGTGCCTGCCGGTGCCCGGTGGGGCGGGCCCGATCCCGACCATCGGCATCGTCGAGCTCGAGATGGCCGCGTCCGGGCGGCGTCCCGCGCCGGCCGAGCCGCTGTTCCCCCGCTACCCGGGCAAGATGCCGCTCAAGGTCGGGGTCCTGCTCCCGGTCGCCGCGGCCGCCGCCGACGGCGAGGAGGTGCTGCAGGGCGCCACTCTCGCGGTCGAGGAGCTGAACTCCTCGGGCGGGATCTCCGGGCGGCGCCTGGAGCTGGTCACGGCTGAGGTCGACGTGTTCAGCCGCGACAGCGTGCAGCGGGGCCTGGTGCGGCTGTTCGGTGAGGAGGTCGACGCGATCACCACGAGCTACGGCAACGGGCAGGACGCCGAGGACATCGACCTGGTCGCCGAGTACGGCCGCCCGTTCCTGCACACCGCCACGTTCGACGAGCAGGTCCGCCTCGCCGAGGCCGATCCGCGGCGTTACGGGGCGGTGCTGCAGACGTGCGCGTCCGAGACCTCCTACGGGCTGGGACTGATCCGGCTGCTGGGCGACCTGCAGACGCGTTCCCTGTTCGTGCCGCGCAACCGCCGGCTGGTGAGCGTCGAGGCCGACACCATGAGCACACGCGTCACCAATGACGTCTTCGTGGCGGCGGCCGAGCGCGCGGGCTGGAGCCTGCACGAGGTGATCCGGGTCCCGGTCGGGTCGACCGACTGGCCGGCGGTCGTGCGCCGCCTGCTGGCGGCCGACCCCGAGGTCGTGATGCTGACTCACTTCCTGGCCCCGGAGGTCACGGCGTTCCAGCGGGAGTTCCTCGCCAGCGGCCTGGAGTCGCTGGTGTACGGCGTGTACGGCCCCTCGATCCCCGACTTCCAGGACTCGATCGGCCCGGGGGCCGACGGGGTGATCTGGTCCACGACCACGGGAACCTACGACGACGTGCTCGGCCGCCGCTTCCGGGGCCAGTTCGCGGCGCGGTTCGGCCGGCCCGCGGGCTGGTCGCAGGCGGGGGCGGCGTACGACCAGGTGCGGCTGCTGGCCTCGGCCTGGGCGGCCACCGGGGTGCGGGACGCCCGCGACGTGGTCGGCTACCTGCGGCGCTGGCCGCACCGGGGCGTCAACGGCGTCTACTACTTCGGCGAGGCCAGCCAGTCCACGCTGTCCTACCCGGACGCCACGCCCGACGCCTCGATGGGGCAGGCGCACATGATCTACCAGATCCAGGCCGGGCAGCACCGGCCGATCGCCCCCGAGCCGTTCGGCTCGGCCGCGACCTTCCGGTTGCCGCCCTGGCGGACCCGCTGA
- a CDS encoding ABC transporter permease — protein sequence MASTHASAGGTGRWNELLTAMRARGSSVLLLGIFALLVLILLVSTPAFGNVGNISNVLQQNSIIGIVACGMLLMIILGGFDLSVGAVGAMSSVVAAVLIVHVNTTVGIVVALLAGLGVGLLNGFFIAGLGMSPFVVTLGTQTVVNGALYVATKAKPVYGVPPEFTKLGLGKIGPVPIALLFFVGTVLLVWILLRFSRFGHHIYAVGGNPAAARLAGINVPFVIVVTYGIGALLAALAGIILLGQTGIGQPNSATTWPLSAIAAVVVGGVPLSGGSGKVGWAVLGTLLLGVIANALNLTGVSAYWQPVVSGLVILGAVGIDSYQRKRRAQR from the coding sequence TTGGCTTCCACCCATGCCAGCGCCGGCGGGACCGGCCGCTGGAACGAACTCCTGACGGCGATGCGAGCGCGAGGATCGAGCGTCCTGCTGCTCGGGATCTTCGCCCTGCTCGTCCTGATCCTCCTGGTCTCGACGCCCGCGTTCGGGAACGTCGGGAACATCTCGAACGTGCTGCAGCAGAACTCGATCATCGGGATCGTCGCCTGCGGCATGCTTCTCATGATCATCCTGGGCGGCTTCGACCTGTCGGTCGGAGCGGTCGGCGCGATGTCCTCGGTCGTCGCCGCGGTCCTGATCGTGCACGTGAACACCACGGTCGGCATCGTCGTGGCCCTGCTCGCCGGGCTCGGCGTGGGCCTGCTCAACGGCTTCTTCATCGCCGGTCTGGGCATGAGCCCGTTCGTGGTCACCCTGGGCACCCAGACCGTCGTCAACGGCGCCCTCTACGTGGCCACCAAGGCGAAGCCGGTGTACGGGGTGCCGCCCGAGTTCACGAAACTCGGCCTGGGCAAGATCGGGCCGGTCCCGATCGCCCTGCTGTTCTTCGTCGGGACCGTCCTGCTGGTCTGGATCCTGTTGCGCTTCAGCCGGTTCGGGCACCACATCTACGCCGTCGGCGGCAACCCGGCCGCCGCCCGCCTGGCCGGTATCAACGTCCCGTTCGTCATCGTCGTCACCTACGGGATCGGTGCTCTGCTGGCCGCCCTGGCCGGCATCATCCTGCTCGGCCAGACCGGCATCGGGCAGCCCAACAGCGCCACCACGTGGCCGCTCTCGGCGATCGCCGCGGTCGTCGTCGGCGGTGTGCCGCTGTCCGGCGGTTCCGGCAAGGTCGGCTGGGCCGTGCTCGGCACGCTCCTGCTCGGCGTCATCGCCAACGCGCTGAACCTGACCGGGGTCTCGGCCTACTGGCAGCCCGTCGTCAGCGGCCTGGTCATCCTCGGCGCCGTCGGCATCGACAGCTACCAGCGCAAGCGCCGCGCGCAGCGCTGA
- a CDS encoding sugar ABC transporter substrate-binding protein, with amino-acid sequence MQNIRRRVFAAGVALTAVTALTACSSDSSTGAGGSGDLRIGYMIWDTSVPFYSNLISKANETADSMGADLDIQSGNGDLAQQIAVVQQFVTQQYDMILISPSDPKGIVPAIRQANAANIPVMAVNTKADTSDGAELVTYVGVDDVEFGHHQGELLAKALDGKGTVAYITGKLGTSAQIERQQGFEDALGDYPGIKVVATQAADWDNAKALAVTQDFLSKYPSGQLDAVVGQGPESVTGAKYAFGNNRKDVKFIIGDYPADVRDAIVEGSVYGTVDQDPAPQGVNAITYAVNWLQGKESEVPRPEAYIDMPVVTQENVDDVPAAWGE; translated from the coding sequence ATGCAGAACATCCGTAGGCGTGTGTTCGCAGCCGGCGTCGCCCTCACCGCCGTCACCGCTCTCACCGCGTGCTCCAGCGACTCCTCCACCGGCGCCGGTGGTTCCGGTGACCTCAGGATCGGCTACATGATCTGGGACACCTCGGTGCCCTTCTACTCGAACCTGATCTCCAAGGCCAACGAGACGGCCGACTCGATGGGCGCCGACCTCGACATCCAGAGCGGCAACGGCGACCTCGCCCAGCAGATCGCCGTCGTGCAGCAGTTCGTCACGCAGCAGTACGACATGATCCTGATCAGCCCGAGCGACCCCAAGGGCATCGTGCCGGCCATCCGCCAGGCCAACGCCGCGAACATCCCGGTGATGGCCGTCAACACCAAGGCCGACACCTCCGACGGCGCCGAGCTCGTCACCTACGTCGGCGTCGACGACGTCGAGTTCGGCCACCACCAGGGCGAGCTGCTCGCCAAGGCGCTGGACGGCAAGGGCACGGTCGCCTACATCACCGGCAAGCTCGGCACCTCCGCGCAGATCGAGCGCCAGCAGGGATTCGAGGACGCCCTCGGCGACTACCCGGGTATCAAGGTCGTCGCCACGCAGGCCGCCGACTGGGACAACGCCAAGGCCCTGGCCGTCACCCAGGACTTCCTCAGCAAGTACCCCTCGGGACAGCTCGACGCCGTCGTGGGTCAGGGACCCGAGAGCGTCACCGGCGCCAAGTACGCGTTCGGCAACAACCGCAAGGACGTGAAGTTCATCATCGGCGACTACCCCGCCGACGTGCGCGACGCCATCGTCGAGGGCTCGGTCTACGGCACGGTCGACCAGGACCCGGCCCCGCAGGGTGTCAACGCCATCACCTACGCGGTGAACTGGTTGCAGGGCAAGGAGTCCGAGGTCCCTCGGCCGGAGGCGTACATCGACATGCCGGTCGTCACCCAGGAGAACGTCGACGACGTCCCGGCCGCCTGGGGCGAATGA
- a CDS encoding sugar ABC transporter ATP-binding protein: MMTGNPMLHMRGIRKSFGGIEVLHGVDLEIGAGEIHGLIGHNGAGKSTLMRVLGGVYPDYTGTVDLDGTRVDLASPKESLAHGVAVVYQDFSLIPDLDVAHNIALGREPTRLGGRFIDHGALVRRSAAEAERFGMRLPMRTPVRSLGVAAQQQTEIVRALARDARILVMDEPTARLAPAEREQLFVTMRSLAAQGMSIIYISHFLDEVAEVTDNITVLRDGRVTRRLPSADTTADSLARLLVGEEEAEVRRRHAGVRTPGPEMLTISDLAVRGRPPVSLSVRSGEIVALAGLVGSGRTRLARAIVGDVAAAGGVRLAGRDLRRRSPMTSARSGLLMIPEDRKVNGLVLTGTVTQNIEMTALSTHLSTAGFVRRGERRKLVAGTIRQFDVRPPDPNRPVANLSGGNAQKVLLGRAVAADPKLLILDQPTAGVDIGAKAELHARVFELAESGAGVLVISDDLDETLELADRVLVFVNGRITADRPAAELDRATLLAAMSSTKEN, from the coding sequence ATGATGACGGGCAACCCGATGCTCCACATGCGGGGCATCCGCAAGAGTTTCGGCGGCATCGAGGTGCTGCACGGCGTCGACCTCGAGATCGGCGCCGGGGAGATCCACGGCCTGATCGGGCACAACGGCGCCGGCAAGAGCACCCTGATGCGGGTTCTCGGCGGCGTCTACCCCGACTACACGGGCACCGTCGACCTCGACGGCACCCGCGTGGACCTGGCCTCGCCCAAGGAGTCCCTGGCACACGGCGTGGCCGTGGTCTACCAGGACTTCTCGCTGATCCCCGACCTCGACGTGGCCCACAACATCGCCCTCGGACGCGAACCCACCCGCCTGGGCGGCCGGTTCATCGACCACGGGGCGCTGGTGCGCCGCTCGGCCGCCGAGGCCGAGCGGTTCGGGATGCGACTGCCCATGCGCACGCCCGTCCGCTCGCTCGGCGTCGCCGCGCAGCAGCAGACCGAGATCGTGCGGGCCCTGGCCCGGGACGCGCGGATCCTCGTCATGGACGAACCGACCGCGCGCCTGGCCCCGGCCGAGCGCGAGCAGCTCTTCGTCACGATGAGATCGCTGGCCGCGCAGGGCATGAGCATCATCTACATCAGCCACTTCCTCGACGAGGTGGCCGAGGTCACCGACAACATCACCGTCCTGCGGGACGGCCGGGTGACCCGGCGGCTGCCCTCCGCCGACACCACGGCCGACTCCCTGGCCCGCCTGCTGGTGGGCGAGGAGGAGGCCGAGGTCCGGCGGCGGCACGCCGGTGTCCGCACGCCCGGCCCGGAGATGCTGACGATCAGCGACCTGGCCGTGCGGGGACGCCCACCGGTGAGCCTGAGCGTGCGCTCCGGCGAGATCGTGGCCCTGGCCGGGCTGGTCGGCTCCGGCCGCACCCGCCTGGCCCGGGCCATCGTCGGGGACGTGGCGGCGGCCGGTGGGGTCCGGCTCGCCGGGCGCGACCTGCGGCGGCGTAGCCCGATGACGTCCGCGCGCAGCGGGCTGCTGATGATCCCCGAGGACCGCAAGGTCAACGGCCTGGTCCTGACCGGCACCGTCACCCAGAACATCGAGATGACGGCGCTGAGCACCCACCTGAGCACCGCCGGCTTCGTGCGCCGGGGCGAGCGCCGGAAACTGGTGGCCGGCACCATCCGCCAGTTCGACGTGCGTCCCCCCGACCCGAACCGCCCGGTCGCGAACCTCAGCGGCGGCAACGCCCAGAAGGTCCTGCTCGGGCGGGCCGTGGCGGCCGACCCGAAACTGCTGATCCTCGACCAGCCCACGGCCGGGGTCGACATCGGCGCCAAGGCCGAGCTGCACGCCCGGGTCTTCGAGCTGGCCGAGTCCGGCGCCGGTGTCCTGGTGATCTCCGACGACCTCGACGAGACCCTCGAACTGGCCGATCGCGTGCTGGTCTTCGTCAACGGCCGGATCACCGCCGACCGTCCGGCGGCCGAGCTGGACCGGGCCACGCTACTGGCTGCCATGAGCAGCACCAAGGAGAACTGA
- a CDS encoding SMP-30/gluconolactonase/LRE family protein, giving the protein MSVLVEGLAYPEGPCFDDAGVLHFVELAGGCVGKVVNGEKVVVAEVPGSPNGAAFDHRGRLWWCNNGGNWGPNASTGHRPGLGGGPGLIQRLEADGSVTDVITATSGGQPLNSPNDLAFDAEGGLWFTDPVWARRDPTGSAPAAASPPGRLCYAGPDEVAVPVATGLSFPNGLALVPGERALIVGETGTGRLLRHEILGPGRLGPAEVWSELGDESFPDGLCFTASGRLVVAGTGSGTLFVVGPDGRLQERRPMDDIDVTNVCFGGPGHRSLYVTQAALGRIEVLEWPEPGARLPGR; this is encoded by the coding sequence GTGAGCGTCCTGGTCGAGGGGCTCGCCTACCCCGAGGGGCCGTGCTTCGACGACGCGGGCGTGCTGCACTTCGTCGAGCTGGCGGGCGGATGCGTGGGCAAGGTCGTGAACGGCGAGAAGGTCGTCGTCGCCGAGGTTCCCGGCTCGCCCAACGGCGCCGCGTTCGACCACCGGGGACGCCTGTGGTGGTGCAACAACGGCGGCAACTGGGGGCCGAACGCCTCCACCGGCCACCGCCCGGGCCTGGGCGGCGGGCCGGGGCTGATCCAGCGGCTGGAGGCCGACGGCTCGGTCACCGACGTCATCACCGCGACCTCCGGCGGGCAGCCGCTGAACTCGCCCAACGACCTGGCCTTCGACGCCGAGGGCGGCCTGTGGTTCACCGACCCGGTCTGGGCGCGGCGCGACCCCACCGGATCCGCCCCGGCCGCCGCCTCACCGCCCGGCCGCCTCTGCTACGCCGGACCGGACGAGGTCGCCGTCCCCGTCGCCACCGGCCTGTCCTTCCCCAACGGCCTGGCCCTGGTTCCCGGCGAGCGGGCCCTGATCGTCGGGGAGACCGGTACCGGGCGCCTGCTGCGCCACGAGATCCTCGGCCCGGGCCGGCTCGGCCCCGCCGAGGTGTGGAGCGAGCTGGGTGACGAATCCTTCCCCGACGGCCTGTGTTTCACCGCCTCCGGCCGCCTGGTCGTGGCCGGGACCGGATCCGGCACGCTCTTCGTGGTCGGTCCCGACGGCCGGCTGCAGGAACGCCGCCCGATGGACGACATCGACGTCACCAACGTCTGTTTCGGCGGACCGGGACACCGCTCGCTGTACGTCACCCAGGCCGCGCTGGGTCGCATCGAGGTCCTGGAGTGGCCGGAACCGGGAGCCCGGCTGCCCGGTCGATGA
- a CDS encoding SDR family NAD(P)-dependent oxidoreductase produces MTKLDGKIAVITGGTSGMALETAALFAANGAHVYITGRDKTRLDRAVAGLEAAHPGSVTGVQADSGVPADLDALFRTVAEKHGRVDVLYACAGIGSLSEPLEEVTGASFDEVFAVNVRGTLLTVQKALPLMGAGGSIVLNGSGGSVRGVPGSTVYAASKAALRSFVRVWTAEWGPRDLRVNLLNPGPIATDVVNRIPAGVIEQIVNGVPAGRMGLPSEIASAVLFLASDDSRFVRGSELFVDGGFAQV; encoded by the coding sequence ATGACCAAGCTCGACGGGAAGATCGCCGTGATCACCGGGGGTACCTCGGGAATGGCGCTGGAGACCGCGGCCCTGTTCGCCGCGAACGGCGCCCACGTCTACATCACCGGCCGGGACAAGACCCGGCTGGACCGGGCCGTCGCCGGGCTCGAGGCGGCGCACCCGGGGTCGGTGACCGGGGTGCAGGCGGACTCCGGGGTGCCGGCCGACCTGGACGCGCTCTTCCGCACAGTCGCGGAGAAGCACGGCCGGGTGGACGTTCTGTACGCCTGTGCCGGGATCGGGAGCCTGAGCGAACCGCTCGAAGAGGTCACCGGGGCGTCCTTCGACGAGGTGTTCGCCGTCAACGTGCGGGGCACGCTGCTCACCGTGCAGAAGGCCCTGCCGCTGATGGGTGCGGGAGGCTCGATCGTGCTCAACGGCAGCGGTGGCTCGGTGCGCGGGGTGCCCGGCTCGACGGTGTACGCGGCGAGCAAGGCGGCGCTGCGCTCGTTCGTCCGGGTCTGGACCGCGGAGTGGGGTCCGCGTGACCTGCGGGTCAACCTGCTGAACCCGGGCCCGATCGCGACCGACGTGGTGAACCGGATCCCGGCGGGCGTGATCGAGCAGATCGTGAACGGGGTGCCCGCGGGCCGGATGGGCCTGCCCTCCGAGATCGCCTCCGCCGTGCTGTTCCTGGCCTCGGACGACTCCCGTTTCGTCCGGGGCAGCGAGCTTTTCGTGGACGGCGGGTTCGCGCAGGTCTGA
- a CDS encoding winged helix-turn-helix transcriptional regulator, translating into MDESRKTAARLLSADTFGRTCPSRKVLDQVTSRWGTLVLAVLVTGPHRFAAIRDEVGGISEKMLSQTLKQLVRAGLADRSVDASVPPQVTYTLTEMGTDLATPLYQLVRWVGLHNGELEAAQRQYDARTG; encoded by the coding sequence GTGGACGAGAGCCGAAAAACCGCGGCGAGACTGCTGTCGGCCGACACGTTCGGGCGCACCTGCCCCAGCCGGAAGGTGCTCGACCAGGTGACCAGCCGCTGGGGCACGCTGGTGCTGGCCGTGCTGGTGACCGGGCCGCACCGGTTCGCCGCGATCCGTGACGAGGTGGGCGGCATCAGCGAGAAGATGCTGTCGCAGACGCTCAAGCAGCTGGTGCGGGCCGGGCTCGCCGATCGTTCGGTGGACGCCTCGGTGCCGCCCCAGGTCACCTACACGCTGACCGAGATGGGCACCGACCTGGCGACGCCGCTCTACCAGCTCGTGCGGTGGGTCGGGTTGCACAACGGCGAGCTGGAGGCCGCCCAGCGTCAGTACGACGCGCGGACGGGCTGA